In Streptomyces rapamycinicus NRRL 5491, the genomic stretch TGAGGCGACTGCCGGGCTGATACGCGCCGGAGACGATGTCGTCGCGAATCGCCGCGCAGACCGCGTGTGCCGAAATCCGGCGACCGCCCTGGACCGCGTTCGTATCCCCGCTCACTTACGGTCCCGCATTGTCGAACCTCCGCCTTAACGCCCGCGAAACGCGGCCATGGAATGCGCGTTGACCGACTCTATTCCACATGGCCGCCATTTCCGATGGCGGGAAGCATTTCATGGCTGTTTTTTGGTCAGCCGGGCGGCGGCACGCCGAAGGCCCCGTCCTGCGGACGGGGCCTTCTCGGAAGTCTCACGGGGTCTCGGGATCTCGGGATCGTGAGACCGCGCGCGGCGTTCGCGTCGGACGCGCGACGGGTCAGACGTTGACGCCGTGCGTGCGCAGGTACGACAGGGGGTCCATGTCCGAGCCGTAGTCCGGGCTGGTGCGGGCTTCGAAGTGCAGATGCGGTCCGGTGACGTTGCCGGTGGCGCCCGACAGGCCGATCTGCTGGCCGGGGGTGACCTTCTGGCCGACCGAGACGCTGATGGACGACAGGTGGCCGTACTGGGTGTACGTGCCGTCGTTCATCTTGATGACGACGTTGTTGCCGTAGGAGCCGCCCCAGCCCGCCTCCACGATCTCGCCCATGCCCACGGAGTGCACCGTGGTGCCGGTGGAGGCGTGGAAGTCGATGCCGGTGTGGCTGCCGGAGGACCACAGACCGCTGGACGCCTGGTAGCCGGTGGAGACGTAGGAGCCGCTGATCGGCGACACGAAGGTGTTGATGCGCTTGCGCTCGGCCTCGCGCGCCGCGCGCTCCTTGGCCTCGCGCTCGGCCTTGGCCTTCTTCGCCGCGGCCTCCGCCTTTCTGGCGGCCTCCTGGCGGGCGATCGCCTCTGCCTTGGCCTTGGCGGCGGCCTGCTCGGCGGCGGTCTCCTGGGACTGCGCCTGGGCCTCGATGTGGTCCGCGATCCCGTCGCCGATCACGATCGCCTGGGTCAGACCGGTCTGCTGGGGATTGGGGCCCCCGTCGGCCGCGAACGCCTGTCCGGTGATCCCGGCGACCACACCC encodes the following:
- a CDS encoding M23 family metallopeptidase, whose product is MASTRTATGKHRRTNKVNIRTSANVVGITTVASGVVAGITGQAFAADGGPNPQQTGLTQAIVIGDGIADHIEAQAQSQETAAEQAAAKAKAEAIARQEAARKAEAAAKKAKAEREAKERAAREAERKRINTFVSPISGSYVSTGYQASSGLWSSGSHTGIDFHASTGTTVHSVGMGEIVEAGWGGSYGNNVVIKMNDGTYTQYGHLSSISVSVGQKVTPGQQIGLSGATGNVTGPHLHFEARTSPDYGSDMDPLSYLRTHGVNV